The Rhizobium sp. WSM4643 genome contains the following window.
GTCGGAGCGCCGTCGACCAGAAGCTTGGCGCCGCCCTCGGCGAGCACCATCTGGCCGGCTGCCGTCTCCGCGACGATATCCCAGCTTTGCTTGCCGGTCTGGCGCCAGTCGAATTCGGCGTGAACCGGCAGGCCGTCGGCATTGCGGAAGCGAATGTCGGCCGCGATCGGCGCATCGCGATTCTCGGGAAATTCGAGCACGGCCTCGGTGATGAAGATCGGCCGCGGCAGGATATGGGTGACGATCGACAGCGCGTTGATACCGGGATCGAAAACACCGAGGCCGCCGGCCTGCCAGATCCAATCCTGGTTCGGATGCCAGTGGCGGACATCCTCCTTCCAGATCACATGCGCGCTTTTGATCGTCGTCGAAGCAAGAAATGCCTTGGCGGCCTCGACGGCCGGCGCATAGCGCGAATGCCAGCTGGCAAAGAGCGACGCACCCTGCTTGCTCGCCAGTGCTTCGAGATCGGCCACTTCGCTCAGCGTCGCGCCAGGCGGCTTTTCCAGGAAGACGTGCTTGCCGGCGACGAGCGCCTTATAGGCGGCCTCGTAGCGATATTGCGGCGGCATGCAGAGCGAAACGGCATCGATCGAGGGCTCGGCGTCGAGCATCGCCTCGATCGTCGTATAACTCTTGACGCCTTCGACCGTGCCGTGGCGGCTTGCCGTGGCGACGAGTTTGAAATCCGGGTTCTTGGCGATGGAGGGAAGGTGCTGGTCGCGGACGATCTTGCCGACGCCGACGATGGCGAGGTTGATTGGAGACATGGTGTTTCGCTCGAGCCTGTATGAAAAGTATGATTATTGACTTGGTTTGTATCAGAAAGAGGAGCGCCGACAAGCTCTCCTGCTCCATTCTATCGCATGATGGTTTGGCGAAGGAAGCTGTAACCCATTGCTGCGCGGGCGGCGCGCTCTTCGGAATTGCCGTCGCCGCCATGCCCGCCCGAACCGAATTCATGGAAGAGCGGCCGGTGTCCTTTCTCCTCCAGCAGCGCGGCAAAGCGGCGCGCATGCGAGGGATGCACGCGGTCGTCATTGGCCGAGCTTTCGACGTAGATCGGCGGATAGCTGACCTCGGTCGCCGGCTTGACATTGTGAAGCGGCGAATAGCCGAGCATGAAATCCCGGTCCACGGGCGTCTCCGGGTCGCCGTACTCGTCCATCCAGGCTTGCCCTGCGCTGAACAGGTGGAAGCGTGTCATGTCGAGAACCGGCACCTGGCACCAGACGGCACCGAAATCGTCGGGATAACGCGTCAGCATCACGCCGGTCAGCAGGCCGCCGTTGCTGCCGCCCTGGCAGGCAATCCGCGACGGTACGGTGTAGCCGCGGGCGACGAGATCGCGAGCGATGGCGACGAAATCGGCAAACGCCCGGTCTCGCCCCTGCCGCTTGGCGCTGCGATACCAGTCCGGCCCGAATTCGCCGCCGCCGCGGATATAGGCCTGCACATAGGCACCGCCTTGCTCCAGCCAGCGTCCTGTCACGCCTGAATAGCTCGGCGACAGCGAAACATCGAATCCGCCATAGCCGTACAACAGGACCGGCAGCGCGCCCTTGGTCCACTGCTTCGGCAGGACCAGCCGGTAGGCAACCCTCGTTCCATCCTCGGAAACAGCCTCCAGCAGTTCGGATGACATGTCGGTCGCATCGAAATAGCTTGGCGCCGCGGCGACGAAAATCAGTTCGGCCTGCTTGCTGCGATCCGACAGCTCGAGGCGATAACAGGCGGGAGGCTGCAGGAAGCCCTGGCCGACGATGTGGAGCGTATCGTCGCCAAGATGCAGATCCGCATGGAGCGGCCTGAAGTGAGCCGTCTGCATGTCCGCCGGTAGCGCGATCTCGCGCTGTTCGGCATCGGGCCTCGTCAGGTCGAGCACCATGAGACGCGGACGCAGCCGATCGGAGATGAGGAAGACGCACCATTCGCGCATCAGCATCATTTGCGAAATGGACTGACCCTCGGCAGGCTGAAACAGGATCCGTTCCGGCCCGAGCAGGGCCGTCTCAGAGCCGGGATCGAAGCGTTGCAGCACGAGGCTGCCGGTCGCAACGCGCTCATCGGTCTTTGCCCGCCAAAGGCAATGATCGCGATTGAACTGGAAATCGGCCTCGGCGGGCAGATCGATGCGCCGCCGCGTCCCGTCGCTGGCGATCAGGAAAGCGCTGGCGACGCCGATCTCGTGGGCGGCGACGAAAATGTCGATCAATTCGTGACCCGCCGAAGCGCCTGACAGGGCAGGGTCGATGACGAGATTGAAGCCGTAGACGTCCTCATCTGCTGCTTCGAACATGACGGCGGCATCCTCCGGCCGCTGCCCGCGCTTCAATCGCCGCCCGACCCGCGGCCACCCGGAACGGGTCGCCGAAAACCGGTCGATGGAACCGAAATAGCAGATTTCGTCGCGGCTCAGCCAAGTGGCATGCGATCGTGCAGCCGGGGTGTCGAAGCCGCCCTCGACGATCTGTCTCCGCTCGGCATCGAATTCGAGCAGCCGGAGAAGGTCGGAGCCGCCGTCCGAAAGTGTGAGCAGCACCCGCGTGGGTTCCCACGGGCAGGTGACGGCACCGCGCCAGTTCCAGCGCTTGCCTTCCCTCACGCAGAAGGCGTCGAGATCGAAGGCCGGCTCCCAGGCGGCGTCCGGCAGCGGCTCCTGGTCCGCCGGCAGGCGGAGCCAGATGCCGAGAGGATTGTCCTTGCTCTGGCGGAAATCGAACAGCCACTCGCCTCGGCGCATCGGAACGATCAGCCTGTCCTGCCGCTCGATCAGCGCCTTGATCGCGTCGCGATCCCTCTCGAATTCAGGTGTTCTCAGTGCCGCGTCGGAAACCCGGTTGTGCTCGTCGATGAACTGGCGGGTGCGGGGATCGTCGTCCGTTTCGAGATGAAGGTTCATGTCCGGCCTGCCAGCTTCCGTTGATGTCGGACAGATCTAGGCAGCCGGTCCCGACTTGGCAACCCGCCTTATAGCACCGCGCGTCTCTTCAGATGCGCGAAGGACGCCGTAACACTTTGAATCTAAGCATAGGCCCGAAAATGGATTTCGATTTTCGGGCTCATGCGCTAGCGGGTTGTCACGAAATCGGCCGAGGCGACGACGGTGTTCGGCACCTCGGTCTTCTTGAATTTCAGCGTCACCACCTTGTAGCCTTCGGCTTCGAGTTTCGAGAGCAGGGTTGGCAGCATCGTCGCCGTGCGTTTGTGGATGTCATGCATCAGGATGATGCCGCGGCCGCGCTTGTGCAAGAGGTTCATCGTCCGCTGGGTTATGGAGACCGGCGTCGTGGTGAAGTAGTCCTTGCTGTCGATATCGACATCCATGACCACCATGTCGCGCATGGCGATCGCGGCGCGCAGCCTATGGCTCTCGGCAAGATAAGGGAAGCGGAAGAAGGAGACGTCGGTTCCCGTCGCCTTGGTCACCGCCAATTCGCCCTTGATCACCTCGGCCATCGCCGCGTCGAAACTCAGTGAACTCAGGTTGGCATGGTCATAGGTGTGGCTGCCGATCGTGTTGCCGTCCTGGGCGACCTTGCGGGCGAGTGCCGGATGCATATCGGCCATTTCGCCGACCATCATGAAGGCACCCTTGACGCCGAACTGGTCGAGGATTGCCAGCACCTTGTCGGTCCGGCCAGGGATCGGGCCGTCGTCGAAGCTGAGGATCACTTCCTTGTCCTGCAGCTTGAGATCTGCGAGCGAGGAGACCTCCAGTATCCGTCCGGCCAGATGATGCGGGCCGGCAAGGCGCGGGGTCGCATCGTCGCCGGCATAGGCAAGTTTCCGCTCTTCGGGCGCGATCACCGACGAGGTCTTGATCGTGGTATCGGGAGCGGCTTGTCTGGCGGTGCTGCAGGCGGAGAGGGCGGCCGTGAGGGCCATGCAGGACAGAACGAAAAAACGATACATGGAAAGGGCTCAACAAATCGGTAACGAATGTTGAGACAACCTTTCGGATTATGGTTAACGATCGGTTGAGATCGGCAAAAATTGCGGTGTAGCGCGGCAATTCGCCACGCTTTCCTTAAGACTTGTGGCTATCCCGCCATCGCTTCTTCGTATTCGGCCGATAGCATCAGCCAGTCTTCCTCGGCGGCAGCGAGTTTTGCCGCAGCTTCGCCACGCTGCTTTGCCTTCTCGGCGGCTTTAGTGGGCGTCTTTTCGTAAAGGGCCGGGTCCGCAAGTTCCGCGTCAAGCGCCTGAATCTGTTTCTCCAGCTTCGCCGTCAAGGATTCAATCTCATTGATCTTTTTCCTGAGCGGCGTCAGCGAGGCGCGACGTTCGGCATTGAGCTTGCGCTGGTCGGCCTTCGACGTCGCGTCTTCAGTTAGCTGCGGCTTTTCTTCTTTTTTTTTACCGGAAGTGACGATGAGGTCGCGGTACTCGTCCATATCGCCTTCGAAAGTCGTCACCGTACCGCCATTGACCAGCCACAGCCGATCGACCGTCGCCTCGATCAGATGGCGATCGTGCGAGATCAGGATGACGGCGCCTTCGTAGTCGTTCAGCGCCTCGATCAGCGCGCGGCGGCTGTCGATGTCGAGGTGGTTGGTCGGCTCGTCGAGGATCAGCAGATTGGGCGCATTGAAGGCGGCAAGCCCCATCAGCAAGCGGGCTTTTTCGCCGCCGGAAAGATCCTTGGCGGCCGTCGCCATCTTCTCGGTTGCAAGCCCCATCTGGGCGACGCGGGCGCGCACCTTGGCTTCCGGCGCGCCGGGCATCAGGCGGCGCACATGCTCCACCGACGATTGCTCGGGGATGAGGTCGTCGAGCTGGTGCTGCGCGAAGAAGCCGATCTTCAGGCTCGGCGCGATCTTCACTTCGCCGCTCTCCGGCGCGAGCCGTCCGGAGATGAATTTGGCGAAGGTCGATTTGCCGTTGCCGTTCGAGCCGAGCAGGGCGATGCGGTCGTCATTGTCGACGCGCAGATTGAGGTTCTTCAGGATCGGATTGCCGGGCTCGTAGCCGACGGCGCCGCTCTGGATCGCGACGATCGGCGAAGCCGGCTGCTTTTCCGGCTCGGGAAACGTGATCGGCTGCACATGGTCCTCGATGACAGCGGCGACCGTTCCCATGCGCTCCAGCGCCTTGACGCGCGATTGCGCCTGCCGGGCCTTCGAAGCCTTGGCCTTGAAGCGATCGATGAAGCCCTGCAGATGTTTGCGTGCCGCGTCGTTCTTGGCTTTGGCTTTCGTCTGCAATTCGTCGGCTTCCGCCTTCTGCCGCTCGAACTGATCGTAACCGCCGCGATAGAAGGTGAGTTTCTTCTGGTCGAGATGGACGATCGCATTGACCGCGTTGTTCAACAGGTCGCGATCGTGGCTGATGATGATGACGGTATGCGGGTAGCGCCTGACATAGTCTTCCAGCCACAGCGTGCCTTCGAGGTCGAGATAGTTGGTCGGCTCGTCGAGCAGAAGCAGATCCGGCTCCGAAAACAGCACGGCGGCAAGGGCGACGCGCATGCGCCAGCCGCCGGAGAAGGAGGAGGCGGGGCGGGCCTGCGCCTCTTTGTCGAAGCCGAGGCCGGCAAGAATGCTCGCCGCACGCGCTTCGGCCGAATGCGCGTCGATATCGACGAGGCGCATCTGGATTTCGGCGATGCGGTGCGGATCGGTTGCCGTTTCCGCCTCGGCAACGAGGGCCGTGCGTTCCTTGTCCGCGGCAAGGACGATCTCGATCAGCGCGTCTTCGGTCGCCGGCGCTTCCTGCGCCACCTGGCCGATGCGTGCGGCCTTCGGGATCGACACCGTTCCGCTCTCCGAGCCGAGATCGCCGGTGATGACGCGAAAAAGCGTGGACTTGCCGGCGCCGTTGCGCCCGACGAGCCCAGCCTTCGTGCCTGAAGGCAGCGAAACGCTGGCATTGTCGAGAAGCAGGCGCCCGGCGATGCGGGCGGAAATATCGGTGAGCGTGATCATGGCCGGCGTTTTGGCTGAAAGCGCTCGCCAAGGCAAGAGCGCTTATCCCCGCGGCAAGCTTGCTTGTCCCGCACCAAGCTTGCTTGTGCGCTGACAAGCTTGCTTATCCCGCGGCCAGAACACGTGTCCGCCGCCTCAGCGGCCGAAAGCCTGCACCGGCAGTCGGGGGTTCGACTGCGCGGCGAGAAGCGCCACGCGGGCATTGGCCTGCAACTGCCCTGGCGTTGCCGCATCGGTGCTGAGCGCCACGCCGATCGAGATGGTGAGCCTGCCGCGATCGGTCTTGTCGGATGTGGCGAAGACCAGATTGTCTTCGACGGAGGCGCGCAGGCGCTCGGCAATAGCCATCGCATCCTGCATGCCGACATTGGAAAACAACAGGGCGAATTCGTCACCCTCGGTGCGGGCAATGAAATCGTTTTTCTTGATCGACTTCTGAAGGAGGCCGGCGAGCTTCTTCAGGAGCTTGTTGCCTGCCGGCGTGCCGTATTTGTCGTTGAGATCGGTGAATTTGTCGATATCGATCATGATCAGTGCGCTGCCGGCGGCACCTTCTTCCCGCTCGTAGAGATCGGCGGTCGTCCGGTTCAGCGCAATGCGGTTCGGAAGTCCGGTGATCCTGTCGGCGATGGCGGCCGACTGCATCGCCGAAATGCCGCGCTCCAGCGTTTCCAGCGTTTTGATATCGTCCTGCAGTTTCGCGCCGATTTCCATCTCGGCCGCAAGAACGGTCGAAAGCGACGCAGTGAGATAATCGACCTCGCTGAGGAAAGCGGCAAGGCTCTGGTCGCTCTGGCCGGAAACGGATTTCAGGATAGCGCTGCAGGCGCGCGCAAAGGTATTCTTGTGCTTCAGCCCTTCGGCAAGCCTTTCCGCCACATCGCGCAGCATTCGGCTCGCCTCATTCCGTGAGGTCTCGCCTGCCAGCCCGCAATGGCCGACGAGGCGGTATCTCAGGCCGAGCTCGTCGAGCATGGGCTGTTGCGGCTGCGGTCCGAGTGCTGCGATATCCTGCGCAAGGCCGGCATTCAGCCCGACGATCGCCTCGTGAAAGAGCTCGTAATTGCGCGGCAGCGCGGCGACGTTGAGGCGCGTCATGTACTGGGCGATCTTCTGAATATCCGCCTTCGGCGCCGGGCGCACAGCCTCGCGCGGCACCAATGCGTTTGCGCTTGCATTCTGCATGACGATCCCTCGCGACCCAGCCTCATCTCTCACATCACGTTATGCCCGTAAGCTTTTAAGAGAGGCTGAACTTTCGCCGGGAAAGCCCAGGATTGGCGGCAGAACCGGCAAAGGCAGTTAATTCAGTCTTGATGGCCGGAACATGACGCCGAAAAGTGTGAGCGGTTATCGGATGACATCATGCTCTAATTTTGTAGTTTGGATCGTGCCTCACATCCACTCGCAACCCTCGCTGCGCAGGAAGTAGATGAGATCAAGCGTAAGGCTCGGCTTGCCGAGCGCCGTCAGCGTCATGTGGCACTGGCCGCGATGATGGGTCTGGTGGTTGAAGAGATGCGCAAGCGCTGGAGCCAGCGGCTGGGTGAATTCGCCCGGCTGCGTCACCGGCACATAGGTGAAGTCGGCGGCAAGAGCTGCCTCGTCCAGCGTGTCCATCCAGGCAATGATACGCTCGTCCTCGATTTTGCGTGCGGCGGCAAGCGCATCCAGATCTTCGAAGAGCACGGCATTCAGCGTCGTCGGTGCCTCGCCGGTACCGGTGAAGCGCTTCATCCATATCCGGTCTGCGACGAGCAGATGATTGAGCGTGCGATGCAGCGAGCCGAAGAAGGCGCCGCGGTCGCTGCGGAATTCTGCATCGCTGAGTTCGGCCGCAACCGCATAGACTTGGCGGTTGGCCCAGCGATTATAGGCGGCGAACATCTTGTAATGTCTGAGCATCCTGCCCCTCCCGTGTCGTATCGGCAGTCTAGCCGGTTTCCCCAGAAAGCCGAGTGATGACGCCATGAAATTTCCTGATTTGATCGCAGGCGCTTTCTGTCGTGGAATGGATAGAGCTGCGATCTCGAAAGGACTGTCATGACCAGAGCCCTCTATTCCCTCTGCGGCGCCGACGAGCGGCGCTTCTTTTCGCCCCATTGCTGGAAGGCTGTCATGGCGCTCGCGCACAAGGGGCTCGATTTCGAGGAGATTCCGACCACCTATGCCCGCATCAGCGCGATCGGCGGCGGCGTCTCGTCGATCGTGCCCGTTCTCGACGACAATGGCCGGCTGGTCTCCGACAGCTTCGACATTGCGCTCTATCTGGAGGAGGCCTATCCCGAGCGGCCGTCACTGTTCAACGGCGAAGGCGGCAAGGCGTTGTCGCGGATGGTGGAAGGCTATTCGCAGATGATCATCCATCCGGCGATCATGCGCATCGCCCTTCTCGACATCCATGCGAACCTCGACGAGGGAGACAAGGCTTATTTCCGCGAAAGCCGGGAGGCTCGGCTCGGCAAGCCGTTGGAAATGGTTGCCGCCGATAGCGAGGTGGAGAAGGCCGCCTTCGGCGCCAAGCTGGAGCCGCTCCGGCACATGCTGAAATTCCAACCCTTCATCGGCGGGCAGACACCGCTCTTTGCCGACTATATCGTCTTCGGCGCGCTGCAATGGCTGCGTGTCTCCGCCGGTCTCGCCATGCTGGCTGCCGACGATCCCGTCATGGCCTGGTTCGAACGCTGCCTCGATCTTCACCAAAGCCGCGGCAGGACTGTGACAGCGGCGTGAAATTGCCGCCTACCTCTTGTTTTCGGGCGTTGGGGCGGGTAAAGACCGCCCACTTTTCCCGAGAAAACAGAGGATTTGACTATGGCGATTGAACGCACCTTCTCGATGATCAAGCCTGATGCAACCAAGCGCAACCTGACAGGCGCTATCACCAAGATGCTCGAAGATGCCGGTCTGCGTGTCGTCGCTTCCAAGCGCGTCTGGATGAGCCGTCGCGAAGCCGAAGGCTTCTACGCCGTTCACAAGGACCGTCCCTTCTTCGGTGAACTGGTCGAAGGCATGACCTCCGGCCCGACCGTCGTCCAGGTGCTGGAAGGCGAAGGCGCAATCCTCAAGAACCGCGAGATCATGGGCGCGACCAACCCGGCAAACGCTGACGAAGGCACGATCCGCAAGGTTCACGCTCTGTCGATCGGCGAAAATTCCGTTCACGGCTCGGATGCTCCTGAAACAGCTGCCCAGGAAATCAAGTACTGGTTCTCCGATACCGAAATCGTCGGCTGAGGCCACGCTTCGGCATTCGCCGGCAATGCCTTGAATTGACTCTCGAAAGCCGGGGCCTTGCTCCGGCTTTTTCTATACATTTCTCTATGCCGGGCATTTGTCGGTATTCGAGAAATCGACACTGCCATCAGGCTTGAAGACCTCCGGGTTCTTGTCATAAAGCGCGCCGACGACGAGCGGCTTGCTCGGCAGGACGGTCTGGTCGAGGTCGGACCGGAACTGCGTCTTCAATTCCTGCAGCACCTTGCCGTCTTTGTCGACCAGCCGGACACTGACGGAATAGGGACGGTCCTTGTGCACGCAATGCAGGTTCTCGCTCTGCAGCGCGATCTTGTCGTCGATCGGATAGATCTTCTGGTTCAGCACCAGCGGATCGCCTCCTTGCGGATTTTCGAATTCGGCGATGATGACCGAGCCGTCGGGGATGGGGCCTGTCTTCTTCAGCGTCAGCAGATAGGTGGCGCTCGCCACCCGATAGTTGAAGACGAAGAGATGGCCGGTGACCTCGACCAGGTTTTCCGCCTGTCGCTGGCAGGCGGACAGCAGAAGGGCCGCTGCTGCGACCACTACGATCATATATTTCTTCATGGCGTCTCCTCCTTCTTGCGGCGATAGTGACGGTTCGCCTTGGCGCGGTTGCCGCAGACCGCCATGTCGCACCAGGCCCGGCTCCTGTTCTTGCTGCGGTCTATGAACAGCCAGCCGCAATTGCCGCAGATCTTCATGCGCTCCGGATCGGGCATGGCGATCAGCCGCAGTGCCGAATGGGCGGTCGCCGCGGCTAGGCTGTCGGGGCCCGCGTCGCGCAATGTCTTCGCCAGCGCTTCCAGCAGCCCGGCCAGCAATTGGTCGTCGCCGCCATTCAGTATACGCTCGCGGAAATAGACGTCGATCGCTTCCCGCAGCGCGATGAAATCCGCTTCGCTTTCCGCCGCCACCGGCGCGATATCGCCGAAAAGGGCACGCTCGGCGCAGAATTCGGCGGCGGCGCGCGGAAAGCTCCGCATTTGATCCCTGACCGCGAAGCGGTCGATCCGCCGCGTTGCATCGTGGCGCAGAACGACGCTGTTGACGACATCGAGCGCCAGTGCGCCGCCGGCAAAGCGGTGAGGGGTCCAGGAAAAGCTCATGATGAAATTATAACTAGCGAAATAGGTTTTACCAGTTATAATTTTAATGACGCGGAGTGTCTCGAATGGCCTATCTTCTGCAGCAGCTGGCGAATGCGGTTCCACTTGCTGCCCTCTATGCCGCGCTTGCCTTCGGTTATGCCGTCGCCTTCGGCGTGACGAAGCGGGCCGACATCACCTATGGGGCGATCTTTGCCTTCGCGGGCCAGATCCTGCTGCTCTTCACCGAACTTGCTTTCAACCGCTTCTGGTTGGTGCTGCCGGCCGCCCTTGCCGTCGGCGCCTGTGCTTCCATCGTCTATTCGCTGGGGGCGGGCCTATGGATCGGCCGCTCGATCATGCTGCCGCTGGTCAGCAAATCGCCGAATACGGTCATCGTCGCCGCCCTCGGCATGATGATCGTGCTGATGGAGACTGCCCGGCTTGCCGCCAATACCCGCGCCATCTGGCTGCCGCCATTCCTGAACGACACGGTCGTCTTCTGGAGCGACGGCCCCTTCAAGGTGACGCTCACCCATATCCAGTTGATCGACACGGCGCTGATGTGCGCCATCGTCGCGATCGGTACGCTGATCCTCAGGCGCACGGCCTGGGGCC
Protein-coding sequences here:
- a CDS encoding polysaccharide deacetylase family protein translates to MYRFFVLSCMALTAALSACSTARQAAPDTTIKTSSVIAPEERKLAYAGDDATPRLAGPHHLAGRILEVSSLADLKLQDKEVILSFDDGPIPGRTDKVLAILDQFGVKGAFMMVGEMADMHPALARKVAQDGNTIGSHTYDHANLSSLSFDAAMAEVIKGELAVTKATGTDVSFFRFPYLAESHRLRAAIAMRDMVVMDVDIDSKDYFTTTPVSITQRTMNLLHKRGRGIILMHDIHKRTATMLPTLLSKLEAEGYKVVTLKFKKTEVPNTVVASADFVTTR
- a CDS encoding Gfo/Idh/MocA family protein, giving the protein MSPINLAIVGVGKIVRDQHLPSIAKNPDFKLVATASRHGTVEGVKSYTTIEAMLDAEPSIDAVSLCMPPQYRYEAAYKALVAGKHVFLEKPPGATLSEVADLEALASKQGASLFASWHSRYAPAVEAAKAFLASTTIKSAHVIWKEDVRHWHPNQDWIWQAGGLGVFDPGINALSIVTHILPRPIFITEAVLEFPENRDAPIAADIRFRNADGLPVHAEFDWRQTGKQSWDIVAETAAGQMVLAEGGAKLLVDGAPTFAEPEQEYPSLYRRFAEIIKAGKSDVDLAPLRHVADAFMLGKRKFVDAFHD
- a CDS encoding glutathione S-transferase family protein is translated as MTRALYSLCGADERRFFSPHCWKAVMALAHKGLDFEEIPTTYARISAIGGGVSSIVPVLDDNGRLVSDSFDIALYLEEAYPERPSLFNGEGGKALSRMVEGYSQMIIHPAIMRIALLDIHANLDEGDKAYFRESREARLGKPLEMVAADSEVEKAAFGAKLEPLRHMLKFQPFIGGQTPLFADYIVFGALQWLRVSAGLAMLAADDPVMAWFERCLDLHQSRGRTVTAA
- a CDS encoding branched-chain amino acid ABC transporter permease; translation: MAYLLQQLANAVPLAALYAALAFGYAVAFGVTKRADITYGAIFAFAGQILLLFTELAFNRFWLVLPAALAVGACASIVYSLGAGLWIGRSIMLPLVSKSPNTVIVAALGMMIVLMETARLAANTRAIWLPPFLNDTVVFWSDGPFKVTLTHIQLIDTALMCAIVAIGTLILRRTAWGRIWRAVTDDPLAAELCGTSADRVFLVAYAAAALVATICGILATFYYGSMDFGSGLMFGLKVLLIAAVGGYSDPLRSAGGAAALAVVETMWGAYGPFVWRDLVIFSLLVLLLVMSRRERVVL
- the ndk gene encoding nucleoside-diphosphate kinase, yielding MAIERTFSMIKPDATKRNLTGAITKMLEDAGLRVVASKRVWMSRREAEGFYAVHKDRPFFGELVEGMTSGPTVVQVLEGEGAILKNREIMGATNPANADEGTIRKVHALSIGENSVHGSDAPETAAQEIKYWFSDTEIVG
- a CDS encoding GGDEF domain-containing protein, which encodes MQNASANALVPREAVRPAPKADIQKIAQYMTRLNVAALPRNYELFHEAIVGLNAGLAQDIAALGPQPQQPMLDELGLRYRLVGHCGLAGETSRNEASRMLRDVAERLAEGLKHKNTFARACSAILKSVSGQSDQSLAAFLSEVDYLTASLSTVLAAEMEIGAKLQDDIKTLETLERGISAMQSAAIADRITGLPNRIALNRTTADLYEREEGAAGSALIMIDIDKFTDLNDKYGTPAGNKLLKKLAGLLQKSIKKNDFIARTEGDEFALLFSNVGMQDAMAIAERLRASVEDNLVFATSDKTDRGRLTISIGVALSTDAATPGQLQANARVALLAAQSNPRLPVQAFGR
- a CDS encoding DinB family protein, with the translated sequence MLRHYKMFAAYNRWANRQVYAVAAELSDAEFRSDRGAFFGSLHRTLNHLLVADRIWMKRFTGTGEAPTTLNAVLFEDLDALAAARKIEDERIIAWMDTLDEAALAADFTYVPVTQPGEFTQPLAPALAHLFNHQTHHRGQCHMTLTALGKPSLTLDLIYFLRSEGCEWM
- a CDS encoding prolyl oligopeptidase family serine peptidase codes for the protein MNLHLETDDDPRTRQFIDEHNRVSDAALRTPEFERDRDAIKALIERQDRLIVPMRRGEWLFDFRQSKDNPLGIWLRLPADQEPLPDAAWEPAFDLDAFCVREGKRWNWRGAVTCPWEPTRVLLTLSDGGSDLLRLLEFDAERRQIVEGGFDTPAARSHATWLSRDEICYFGSIDRFSATRSGWPRVGRRLKRGQRPEDAAVMFEAADEDVYGFNLVIDPALSGASAGHELIDIFVAAHEIGVASAFLIASDGTRRRIDLPAEADFQFNRDHCLWRAKTDERVATGSLVLQRFDPGSETALLGPERILFQPAEGQSISQMMLMREWCVFLISDRLRPRLMVLDLTRPDAEQREIALPADMQTAHFRPLHADLHLGDDTLHIVGQGFLQPPACYRLELSDRSKQAELIFVAAAPSYFDATDMSSELLEAVSEDGTRVAYRLVLPKQWTKGALPVLLYGYGGFDVSLSPSYSGVTGRWLEQGGAYVQAYIRGGGEFGPDWYRSAKRQGRDRAFADFVAIARDLVARGYTVPSRIACQGGSNGGLLTGVMLTRYPDDFGAVWCQVPVLDMTRFHLFSAGQAWMDEYGDPETPVDRDFMLGYSPLHNVKPATEVSYPPIYVESSANDDRVHPSHARRFAALLEEKGHRPLFHEFGSGGHGGDGNSEERAARAAMGYSFLRQTIMR
- a CDS encoding ABC-F family ATP-binding cassette domain-containing protein — protein: MITLTDISARIAGRLLLDNASVSLPSGTKAGLVGRNGAGKSTLFRVITGDLGSESGTVSIPKAARIGQVAQEAPATEDALIEIVLAADKERTALVAEAETATDPHRIAEIQMRLVDIDAHSAEARAASILAGLGFDKEAQARPASSFSGGWRMRVALAAVLFSEPDLLLLDEPTNYLDLEGTLWLEDYVRRYPHTVIIISHDRDLLNNAVNAIVHLDQKKLTFYRGGYDQFERQKAEADELQTKAKAKNDAARKHLQGFIDRFKAKASKARQAQSRVKALERMGTVAAVIEDHVQPITFPEPEKQPASPIVAIQSGAVGYEPGNPILKNLNLRVDNDDRIALLGSNGNGKSTFAKFISGRLAPESGEVKIAPSLKIGFFAQHQLDDLIPEQSSVEHVRRLMPGAPEAKVRARVAQMGLATEKMATAAKDLSGGEKARLLMGLAAFNAPNLLILDEPTNHLDIDSRRALIEALNDYEGAVILISHDRHLIEATVDRLWLVNGGTVTTFEGDMDEYRDLIVTSGKKKEEKPQLTEDATSKADQRKLNAERRASLTPLRKKINEIESLTAKLEKQIQALDAELADPALYEKTPTKAAEKAKQRGEAAAKLAAAEEDWLMLSAEYEEAMAG
- a CDS encoding CGNR zinc finger domain-containing protein, with product MSFSWTPHRFAGGALALDVVNSVVLRHDATRRIDRFAVRDQMRSFPRAAAEFCAERALFGDIAPVAAESEADFIALREAIDVYFRERILNGGDDQLLAGLLEALAKTLRDAGPDSLAAATAHSALRLIAMPDPERMKICGNCGWLFIDRSKNRSRAWCDMAVCGNRAKANRHYRRKKEETP